From a single Gimesia fumaroli genomic region:
- a CDS encoding phosphatidate cytidylyltransferase — protein sequence MWDIPPHSFYAMLVVLVLLLTATACRLILAHVKAEKDFTELRHRIQSWWWMIGILFVCLVVSHTAAIILFAFISFLALKEFFSIVPTRQADRRVLFWAYMAIPVQYYLVSIGWYGLFIVFIPVYVFLLLPMRMVLIGETKGFIHSAGIIHWAVMLTVFCISHIVYLLMLPVLNLDAGRIGLVIFLLFMTQFNDVCQYIWGKLLGRHKIIPKVSPNKTWEGFLGGVLTITLVSGFLGPYLTPLTFRFSLLAGLLISVSGFIGDVVISSIKRDLEIKDSGSLIPGHGGILDRCDSLIFTSPLFFHFLYYMNY from the coding sequence ATGTGGGATATCCCGCCACATTCGTTTTATGCCATGCTGGTTGTGTTGGTTTTATTGCTGACCGCGACGGCCTGCCGGCTCATTCTGGCGCATGTTAAAGCGGAAAAAGATTTTACCGAGCTGCGACATCGGATTCAGTCCTGGTGGTGGATGATTGGTATTCTTTTTGTCTGTCTGGTCGTCAGTCACACGGCTGCCATCATTTTGTTTGCCTTCATCAGTTTTCTGGCGCTCAAAGAATTTTTCTCCATTGTACCTACCCGTCAGGCGGATCGACGCGTCCTGTTCTGGGCCTATATGGCGATCCCCGTTCAATATTATCTGGTCAGCATCGGCTGGTACGGGTTGTTTATCGTCTTTATTCCCGTGTATGTCTTTTTACTGTTACCGATGCGCATGGTTCTGATTGGTGAAACGAAAGGCTTTATTCATTCGGCGGGCATCATTCACTGGGCGGTGATGCTCACCGTGTTCTGCATCAGTCATATTGTGTATCTGCTGATGTTGCCGGTATTAAACCTGGATGCGGGAAGGATTGGTCTGGTGATCTTTTTGCTGTTCATGACGCAGTTCAACGACGTCTGCCAATACATCTGGGGCAAGTTACTGGGCAGGCATAAGATTATTCCGAAAGTCAGTCCTAACAAAACCTGGGAAGGCTTTTTAGGCGGCGTGTTGACAATTACGCTCGTCTCTGGTTTCCTTGGTCCCTACTTAACGCCGCTCACATTTCGCTTCAGCCTGCTGGCTGGTTTGCTGATCAGTGTGTCCGGCTTTATTGGCGATGTGGTGATCTCATCGATCAAACGGGATCTGGAAATCAAAGACAGCGGCAGTCTGATTCCCGGTCATGGGGGAATTCTGGATCGCTGCGACAGCCTGATATTTACCTCGCCTCTGTTTTTTCACTTTCTCTATTATATGAATTATTAA
- a CDS encoding DUF1559 domain-containing protein: MYLKHLQRRGFTLIELLVVIAIIAILIALLLPAVQQAREAARRSTCKNNLKQIGLGLHNYNETHTVFPFSTVCRVNAASTAPAATSNTRQGWFHMLLPFVDQAPLYNTITPRIQGNQFPGGWPEATTRVPLFSCPSDPKAGKISQQGFHGNYLLCSGSTAQGTTSNPTYPKLNGMFYNISSTRIRDVVDGTSNTIMGSEINIAEDSISAQGAGNVVCGGTHDLRGRYHNSYHNGGLTFTTIRPPNTPTGDLAQYCNGTEDAPCRACGSENNEIHARSRHEGGVHVLLADGAVRFVSENIDTNTFQHLGTREGKETIGEF; this comes from the coding sequence ATGTACTTGAAGCATTTACAGAGACGTGGATTCACGCTGATTGAATTACTGGTTGTGATTGCGATCATTGCCATTCTGATTGCCCTGCTGTTACCGGCCGTCCAGCAGGCACGCGAAGCAGCCCGACGTTCGACCTGCAAGAACAATTTGAAGCAGATCGGGCTGGGTCTGCATAACTACAATGAAACCCATACCGTGTTTCCTTTTTCGACCGTGTGCCGCGTGAACGCTGCTTCGACTGCTCCTGCAGCGACCTCCAATACGCGACAGGGCTGGTTTCACATGCTGCTGCCATTCGTCGATCAGGCCCCGCTCTACAATACCATTACGCCACGCATTCAAGGGAACCAGTTTCCTGGTGGCTGGCCTGAAGCAACAACACGCGTGCCCCTCTTCAGCTGTCCCTCTGATCCCAAAGCCGGCAAAATCTCACAGCAAGGTTTTCATGGCAACTATCTGCTCTGTTCCGGATCGACTGCTCAGGGCACAACAAGTAACCCCACCTATCCCAAGTTAAACGGGATGTTCTATAATATTTCAAGTACACGTATTCGTGATGTGGTAGACGGTACCTCAAATACCATTATGGGGAGCGAAATCAATATTGCCGAAGATTCGATTTCAGCACAGGGTGCCGGTAACGTCGTCTGTGGTGGCACCCATGACCTGCGCGGACGTTATCATAACAGCTATCACAACGGGGGGCTGACCTTTACCACTATCCGTCCCCCCAATACCCCCACTGGTGATCTGGCCCAATACTGCAACGGGACCGAAGACGCACCCTGCCGCGCGTGTGGGAGTGAAAACAATGAAATTCATGCACGCAGCCGTCATGAAGGAGGCGTGCACGTTCTGTTGGCCGACGGGGCTGTTCGCTTTGTCTCCGAGAATATCGATACAAACACCTTCCAGCATCTGGGAACACGCGAAGGAAAAGAAACCATCGGAGAATTTTAA
- a CDS encoding arylsulfatase has product MVSTLLRHSACILFCLLALVSIRGTSYAEPEKKAPRPNIILIMCDDMGWSDIGCYGGEVQTPHLDQMAREGLRFTQFYNNAVCWTTRASLVTGLYPRYPRPHLNLNMVTLGEVLQQAGYQTALSGKWHLGRTDSTHPVYRGFEDFYGLLDGCCNFFDPYYRDPKYKRGITGDGYRFFAKNTTRITEFPDDFYTTDAFTDHAIQQIKTYSKTDQPFFLHLCYTAPHYPLHAKPKDIAKYKGRYSAGWEALRNERHQRQLKMGLVDPRWKLPARDKESADWEQDKYPRDWQERRMEVYAAMIDCMDQNIGRLMATLKETGMDENTIVMFLSDNGPDASEPGGANPKQIPGPKEYYTTCGPSWAFPQNTPFRRFKTWMHEGGISTPFIVRWPGKIQADTLTKQPAHIIDVMPTCIDLAGTNYPETFQSRKIIPVEGKSILPILKGETRTPHESLFWELRNNQAIRQGKWKLVADRTINRWELYDLEQDRTETNNLAAQYPERVAKMKAAWQSWSEKTGLANQKHQRGKQIP; this is encoded by the coding sequence ATGGTTTCGACTTTGCTTCGTCATAGCGCCTGTATTTTATTCTGTCTGCTCGCTCTGGTATCAATTCGGGGTACCAGTTACGCAGAACCTGAAAAGAAAGCACCTCGTCCCAATATCATTCTGATCATGTGCGATGACATGGGCTGGTCTGATATCGGCTGCTATGGTGGCGAAGTACAGACGCCGCATCTGGACCAGATGGCTCGGGAAGGCCTCCGGTTTACACAGTTTTATAACAATGCCGTTTGCTGGACCACGCGTGCTTCACTCGTCACCGGGCTTTATCCGCGCTATCCCCGGCCGCACCTCAATCTGAATATGGTGACGCTGGGCGAAGTGCTGCAGCAGGCTGGCTATCAGACTGCCCTCAGCGGTAAATGGCATCTGGGAAGAACCGATTCCACCCACCCCGTTTATCGCGGCTTTGAAGATTTTTATGGCCTGCTCGACGGATGTTGTAACTTTTTTGATCCTTATTATCGTGATCCCAAATACAAACGCGGGATTACCGGAGACGGGTATCGCTTCTTTGCGAAAAATACGACGCGCATTACCGAGTTTCCGGATGATTTTTATACGACCGATGCGTTTACCGATCATGCCATTCAGCAGATCAAAACGTATTCCAAAACAGATCAACCCTTCTTTCTGCACCTGTGCTATACCGCGCCCCATTACCCGCTGCACGCCAAGCCGAAAGACATTGCAAAATACAAAGGTCGCTATTCCGCAGGCTGGGAAGCGTTACGCAACGAGCGACATCAGCGACAGTTGAAAATGGGGCTCGTCGATCCCCGGTGGAAGCTTCCTGCCCGCGATAAGGAGTCGGCAGACTGGGAACAGGACAAGTATCCTCGTGACTGGCAGGAACGTCGCATGGAAGTCTATGCGGCTATGATTGATTGTATGGATCAGAATATCGGTCGCCTGATGGCAACACTCAAAGAGACGGGCATGGATGAGAATACGATCGTCATGTTTTTGTCCGATAACGGACCGGACGCCAGCGAACCGGGCGGCGCGAATCCCAAACAGATTCCGGGACCGAAAGAGTATTACACCACATGTGGTCCCAGTTGGGCTTTTCCGCAAAATACGCCGTTTCGCCGGTTTAAAACCTGGATGCATGAAGGGGGCATTTCGACCCCCTTTATCGTCCGTTGGCCGGGGAAGATTCAAGCTGACACGCTTACAAAGCAACCCGCACATATTATTGACGTGATGCCAACCTGTATCGATCTGGCGGGAACGAACTATCCGGAAACGTTTCAGTCTCGCAAGATCATTCCAGTCGAGGGGAAAAGTATTCTGCCGATTTTAAAGGGAGAAACACGCACGCCGCATGAGTCCCTGTTCTGGGAGCTTCGAAATAATCAGGCAATCAGGCAGGGCAAATGGAAACTCGTCGCTGATCGTACTATCAACCGTTGGGAACTGTATGATCTAGAGCAGGATCGGACTGAAACCAACAACCTGGCGGCTCAATATCCCGAGCGCGTCGCAAAAATGAAAGCGGCCTGGCAGAGTTGGTCTGAAAAAACAGGTCTTGCAAACCAGAAGCATCAGCGTGGGAAGCAGATTCCTTAA
- a CDS encoding lysophospholipid acyltransferase family protein, translating into MGRLLKILFFAFIVRPIVVIVLGLNLRGKQNLPQAGPAMIAANHNSHLDTLVLMSLYPLSKIHRVRPVAAADYFLKNRFLSWFAFNCIGIIPINRTGRQRKSELFAGCHQALDQGEILILFPEGSRGNPEELSELKRGIYHIVHDRTDTRVTPVMMHGLGRALPRGEALLVPFNCDVIIGNELPDAETAEQLVNGIKESFLELQKYCITCWQA; encoded by the coding sequence ATGGGTCGTCTGCTCAAAATCCTGTTTTTTGCGTTCATCGTCAGGCCGATTGTGGTCATCGTGCTTGGTTTGAACCTGCGCGGGAAACAGAATCTGCCGCAAGCAGGTCCCGCAATGATTGCGGCCAACCATAACAGCCACCTCGATACGCTGGTGCTGATGAGCCTGTATCCGTTATCCAAAATACACAGAGTGCGGCCCGTCGCCGCCGCCGACTATTTTCTCAAGAACCGATTTCTCTCCTGGTTTGCTTTTAACTGCATCGGCATCATTCCCATCAATCGGACGGGCCGACAGCGAAAAAGTGAACTGTTTGCCGGCTGCCATCAGGCGCTGGACCAGGGAGAGATTCTGATACTGTTTCCGGAAGGGAGTCGCGGTAATCCGGAAGAACTGAGTGAACTCAAACGCGGCATCTACCATATCGTACACGACCGGACCGATACCCGGGTGACACCGGTGATGATGCACGGACTGGGCCGCGCATTACCCCGTGGCGAAGCGTTACTGGTTCCCTTTAACTGTGACGTGATTATTGGAAATGAACTTCCCGATGCCGAGACAGCAGAGCAACTGGTGAATGGTATCAAAGAATCGTTCCTCGAACTCCAGAAGTACTGCATCACCTGCTGGCAGGCTTGA